Part of the Mauremys reevesii isolate NIE-2019 linkage group 4, ASM1616193v1, whole genome shotgun sequence genome is shown below.
ttcattgccAGATCATTGcacactttctttcttttaagcAATTCCAGTAATAATATTATCTTATATTTACATCATGTCTTTCAAGCATAGCATCTCAAATTACTGGACTTTATAAACACAATAAACATTCAGTGATTTGTGAAATACAGACATGTCTGAGTGCATTTGTGGCAACAGTTTGTGCAACTCTATACAACAAAGTAGAGCAAGAAATGAAGGACTGAAACTGTATGGTGATTTTAGAAAGGCAATGTGAAATTATTTTGAATTTAGCCAGATGACTGAGACTAACTCCACAGCTCTTACTAAAAGTGCCATAAGATCTTTACTGATCACAGCAGTTAGGACTTCAGTTTTACATTTCTTCTGAAAGATGTTTCATCTGAATGACAGCTTAGTATGTGTGAATGATTACTTCACTACACACACTATAGGTTCAGTAACTGAGTGAAAATCCATGTTTATGTGCGCTTGTATAATTCAGTAAGTAACCAGCacattatttcttttttaattataaaaaagtGAGAAGTGTAAAGGAAGCTACTCAAAATACATTAACACTCCTCTTCAAATGTAATTTGAAACTCATGAAACATTAATACATGAACTAGGTAATCTTGTTTTTATgttacacagaacaaaaaaagaaagagatgTGACATTTCATTATATGTTATTAAAACGATGTATCATGGAGAATTCATTTTCTTCCTCTCTTCCACTCGGAAACTTTTGATTTATGTTTATACAAGGAAGAAAGACCTATACATGGAATTTTTGTGCCATTTTTCATTATACCTTGGAAAGATATATTTGTCAATGGCTAAGTTCTCTGAGAAGAGTGTGACCATATGTATAATTGAGCAGAGACAGAATTCTaataattctcctttttcagcccACAATTTTTACTTGCAAGTGGAAATTGCTGTTGGAAAAAGATAGCCTTTCCATATGGATGTTAGACCCCACATGCAGCCACTGGCAGAAAATCAGTCTCTGCTTCTGCACCTGCAGCTGGCTTTTCTTTCACACGCCAACATCAGACTATTACAATTTGGAATGTAAACTGGGAAGAAGGTTTTTATTTGCCTATAAAGTTCAATAGTCTGACGTTGGCGTGTGAAAGGAAAGTCAGTATTCAGGTGCTGAAAATGGGGAGAAGTGTCAGAAGTGTGATGAGCCAGACCTCTCAAATGGTCCAGGCCCAAACGTGGGACACAGTGGGTGACAAAGACCCAAAAGGAGGGACAACAAAACAATTATTCATGCAGGAAATTTAAAACACTACAGGATTCTTTCCTTTAGAATAAATAACTCTTCCCGTAACCTCAGTTCTGAGTCTTCATTTCTGATGCAAATAGTTTTCAACAATAAAAGTAGGCACCAACTTTTGTGGAAAATTGGTAACTTTGATGCTAAAATGAAAGATCTCGAGAAGTATACGTTCAGCTGAATGGAGGATTAGCAACTGGGTCCGACTGGGCGCTGAAGAtcatgggtgggggaggagccaggttAGGCTGGTTGGAACAGCTTGTGACATTTTTAGATGTAAATATATCCCTGCTGTATCTGCAGCACTGTACTGGTGCATGGGAGCAAACTTACATTTAGTACAAAGAGACCAGTCCAGTTTCATTGTCAAGCTGACTAAAGTACAAATAGTAAATAAAGAGCATAATGAGAAAAAGTGAAATAGATatatacaattattttattattgtataGTAATCCAAGATGATTGTAGAACAGGAACGACATTTTTAAATGCTGTATATAATTTTTATTGTTTTGGTGTCCCTCATcagtcagggctgtgaaaaatccaaaCCCCTGATTGATATAGTTATGCTATCCCAGGGTAGGTAGGTGGCATGGAGCCCCTTTCCTCCCTAGGACGAATCTCCTAGACCCATGGTAGCAGTGCATTTAATCTGCAATCAGAGGTGCGAGGGTGGGTGAGCCCTATCTCTTTCTGCCAGGCTGTCTAGCAGTCCCAGGTGAGGTACGTTAGTTAAGATGAATACAATGTGGAATTTTGATGAGGTAAGTGGGGCAGAGTCTGGATGGAGTTCTGAGTGGTTAAAATAGAACTGGTGAGTGTGGCAGACAGAGAAATTAGATAGAGGGGGAATTTGGAGATCAAAATACAATTAGGTCAGTGTGAAATAGATTTTTAAGGGAAGAAATATGCCTTTATTTTGGGGAGGAAAGAGGTGGAATTGTTTCAGAGTGGGAGGAGAGAGGTAAAATGAGATAGAATAACAGATTGCAATTAGCTGAAGTGTATAAATGTCACAGAAGGCGAGGAAATATTAGGAGAGATTCAGCGTGTGGCTTATAACTAAAAGTAATGAGATGAAACATCTTGACAGTTATATGTATTAGGTTATTAAATAATCTCCATAAAGAAGTCCTATCACTTGGGACTTTTATAACTAGAGAGGACAAAATTGAAGAAGAGAATCCCACGTCAGTAGGGATATGAAGAGTTTTTTCATAGaccatcagggttggaagggacctcaggaggttatctagtctaacccccaactattttttttgccctagatccctaaatggccctctcgaggattgagctcacaactctgggtttagcacactagtgctcaaaccactgagctatctctccacTGCAATTAAAATTGAATTTTGGTGTAATTTAgagttttctttaaaactttcaTTTAGAATAGCCTTTACACCCTATTTGAtgtgtttttaaatgtgtttatacATCCAAACAAAATTTATTCCTTACTGGGATTATAATAGTAAATCCTACCTTTGAAGGGGATTGTCATTTAAAGAAGAGTTAATGATGAGAACATGTAATTCACTATTTCTAAAGGAATTTGATATTTAATAGAACGTGTTTTCTATTTCAGTAGGTAGAAAATGTATAACAATGTCTAGAATCCAATAATTATCACATTTCTTCTCCAAAAATAAATTGTAATAATTTGTGtattaaatttgtatttttaagTACTGTACAAAGAATTGTTGCCTATTTATcttcaacatttaaaaatactCATGGTAGTGTTTCTTATTGTCAGTTACTATGATGCTTTTATTGGAGAACTGAAGTTGTGGTTTTACACTGAAAAGTGACTATAAAGTTGACAACTTTTTACTCAGCAGATCTGCTCTCTGTGTATTTAGAGTTATATCTTATTACTTACATGATTatattattattgggtttttttaCTACTGACAGTCCTGCAGATCAAACATAACTATGGGAGAGTGAACTGGATTTTGCATGTGACAAGAATAGTTCAATTAAATACCTAATACTGAATACTTTTGCAACCCCACTGACTTTGTAACTGGGGGCAAAATTCTGCCTCCAGAGCCTTTAATGTTGGTGATGAGGCACTCTCCAGAATGAACTCATTTTGACTTCAGATTCCATGCTGAGTTTGCAGGGTtggcatttatttaaaaaaaatgtgtaaacTGAAATTTTGATATGAAAATCAGTGAGACACAATAGATATGAAGCCCCACAATGCAGTTTTAAGGTACCTCCTACCTGCCAAGTCATTTTTAGAGTAGAAGTGAAAACAAGTACTTTGGATGATTCCTGTAGATGGACTGAAACGCATAAATTTAAAATTAGAAAACTCATattgaattatttttaattaactcAAAATGTCATTGAACTAAATAGACATATattgtgggggggaggagttTATCTTGTGAGAGTTCATATGCCTTGCTtatgaaaaatgtaaaaaaggACTTTAATAAATCATGTGACTTTACTTAGATATTGTGTGTGCAAATGGTAAAACATTCACAATTGAATcatgaaaataaaatgtatgcAGTCAAAATTAACTTGTTAGAATTGACAGTAAGAATCTAACCTTCAAAAGTGCATAGTTAAGATCTGAGTCTGACGTCTGTATTTAAGCAAGACACCCACGGATTCCAGTGGAACTTCTGATAAGAACCAGCGAAAGCACCAGCCCCAAAAGGTTCCAAATGATCTTTAGTTTGAtggggtttgttctttttttaaatcagctaaGTCAGTATGTCTTTCTGTCTTCCAGCTAGGCTTTTATACTGCacctatcactgtggtatctgactGACTTGCCTGGCTATAATGGCACAGTGTGCCCAAGGCTGTCAAGTCACAGCTACCGCAACCCCCCAAAGGAGCTTAGCATGGCATATACCATTGGGGTCAGGTAAGGGTTTTTTTCAGTATGTGGCACAAACCATAAACCTTTAAAATATATACTAAAAGAAATGCCACATTATTGAGCCTTCTTGGCTGATTCCATGTTCCCTCAGGAGCTGATAGCTTTGCATTTCAGAAGATGTAAACAAAAACAGATAGGAAGGTTTCAGCTAAAATACTTAGCAATTATTTAGTATTTTTTATCTCTAGATCTCACATAACTTATATGCATTTTATCCAcgttttatagatggagaaactgatcAATAGAGATGTTAAGTGGTTTGACCAAGTTCACACAGTATGTCAGTGACAGCTTGGAATATAACCAAGGTCTCCTGATCCTGTGCCTACAGGCTCCTTGATATTTAGGTCTAGAAGCACAGAACTGCACTTAACTCATTTTTAATGAATAAGAACCTTatgcttttatttctttaattttacaTAACATCTTTTGGTACTGATGAAATGTAACTGAAATGTTAGAGCTTAAAAACTTCAGATTAGATGCAAAATAATTCAAACATTAAAATCTGTTATTTTAGATTAATATTTTGAATTTGCATATGTTATTAAATGGAAAATATTAACCattctccatttttttaaatgtatcataCTTTTAAAGATTTGACTGACACTCTCAGCATATAGATACTGAGGTGACTGGTATTTTATTAAAACCTAAAACAAATGAATGGGCAAACTAGAACAAGTTTATTTTCTAGGacagacattttatttgaaagtTAGCCTCTTGAAATTAGAATAATAAGATGGTCATGTCAGAACAATGAAAAtcactttaatttttttatactTATGTGTTTTTATTGTTGCTGATATTGAAATGACAGATTTTGGTAAAAACAATTTCAAAACTAAAAACTATTATCCCCATCTTTCTACTACACGTAACTTTAATGTATGAATGAGTGGATGTCAATATGCCAGTGTACATGGAGGTTTGTGCAGAGAAGTTGTTGTGTTAACAGAGTATTATAAGACATACGGTATATTAAAagatcaaaaatatttttaaagaaatgtatattGCAAACAAATGTGAGAAAAATCACCAGTACACTATGttgaatttttatttctttgggcctgattctctactcaCAAAAATGTGAATTGCAAGTTAATCTATTGAAGTTAGTGACGTTATACCAGCGTAAAGCTTGTTTAAATTAGAGGAATAGTCTGTTCTTTTAGGGAAATGCTCCTCACTGAAAACATTTCTGCAGAGGTAATAAAACATGTAAAAATGACACATCCTATTAATTAAACAAATTTTACCTTTTGAGTGCTCCCTTCTCTGATGGTGCTACATTTGCATAAGATGAATAACATCTTATCTTGCATAATACATTTCTATATACTGGTGAGAGTGAAAGTTTGAGCTATTAATTTCATGTCACATTTGGAGCTAAGCACATCATCCAACCATTCCTTGCTATATTTGCTTTTGCCaagtgcttttatttttttattattttaaaagttataagGCAAAAAGTGATTCTAGACAAATTGTATCAAGGAAGTTAGTCGTCTACTTTAATCTGGAAGGAAAAGATACAGGATGAATATGTTCAGTTTGATGTAATATTAAACATTCTTTCGCTACTAGCATAGCATCTGCATTTGTTTAAATCTTATGGTCTGAACTGTGCTAAGCTAAAGGTAAAACATTCTGTGGAAGAATTAtaaatatgattttttattattccCCTCAGTATCCCTTCTGTTGTACATTTGTAACTGACATCAAGCATTACAAAATGTGGTGAGCTACACTTTTTTTGTACTAATGAACTTTtatctttcttaaaaaaaaaaagtgttaactAATTTGCTTCATTTTTCCTGCCTGTTATAGGGTAGCTAATTATGATAGTATTTATGCACAAAGCAGaagtattatttatatatattttttttaattacaggtAAAGATTATAGTTCCCAACAGCACAGCAGGTCTGATAATAGGGAAGGGAGGTGCTACAGTGAAGGCTATAATGGAGCAGTCAGGGGCTTGGGTGCAGCTTTCTCAGAAACCTGATGGGATCAACTTGCAAGAGAGGGTTGTCACTGTGAGTGGAGAACCTGAACAAAACCGAAAAGCTGTTGAACTTATCATCCAGAAGATACAAGAGGATCCACAGAGTGGCAGCTGTCTCAATATCAGTTATGCCAATGTCACAGGTCCAGTGGCCAATTCCAATCCAACCGGATCTCCTTATGCAAACACTGCTGAAGTGTTACcaacagctgcagctgctgcagggctaTTAGGACATGCTAACCTTGCTGGAGTGGCAGCCTTTCCAGCAGTTTTATCTGGCTTTACAGGCAATGACCTGGTGGCCATCACCTCTGCACTTAATACATTAGCCAGCTATGGATATAATCTCAATACATTAGGTTTAGGCCTAAGTCAGGCAGCAGCTACAGGGGCTTtggctgcagcagctgccagtgccaacccagcagcagcagcagccaatttATTGGCCACCTATGCGAGTGAAGCCTCAGCCAgtggcagcacagctggtggtACGGCGGGGACATTTGCATTAGGTAGCctggctgctgctactgctgcaaCTAATGGATATTTTGGAGCTGCTTCTCCCCTAGCTGCCAGTGCCATCCTAGGAACAGAAAAATCCACAGATGGATCAAAGGATGTAGTTGAAATAGCAGTGCCAGAAAACTTAGTTGGTGCAATTCTTGGAAAAGGAGGGAAAACATTAGTTGAATACCAGGAGTTGACTGGTGCAAGGATACAGATCTCCAAAAAAGGAGAATTCGTTCCTGGCACAAGAAATCGCAAGGTAACCATTACTGGAACACCAGCTGCAACCCAGGCCGCACAGTATTTAATTACACAACGGATCACATATGAGCAAGGAGTTCGGGCTGCCAATCCACAGAAAGTGGGTTGAGTGCCCTTGTTAAACATGAGATTGTTTTAACCCCTCCTTACCCTATTTTCAAGAAGGATGTACTGTACTTTGCAGAAGTGAAGTTTTTCTGTTATTAATATATAATTATGCAAATGAATGCGACTATGTTGACAATGTGTATATGTAAATATAATGTGTTTTACCAGATGTTTCATAGAAAGAATTTTTTCTTGATCTGTTTTGTTCTCTATTCTTTGCTTGTGTATATTTGTCAGAGGTGTTTCTAGTGTAAGATTTAAGCCTGCCATTTTACCAGCATTATTGTAGTTTAATGATTGAATGTAGACAGGGATATGCGTATAGTTTTCAGTATTAGTTCTAGATAACACTAAATTAACTACTGTTAGGTTGGGTATGGTGGGGTCAGTGACCTAAAATGGAGTGAGGCCAAAGCACTGTCATGTCAGTCTTACTTCCTGCTTAGGGCACAGTGAAGTAGGAaacaatattttgaaaataagttttaaaatttaaaattatcaAAAAGCAATATAGTTGCATAAAAGCactgtaaaatatttaaaaaggttaaaacTGTGGAAAATGATATTGGTAAGTTTACAGATCAATAAAAGCACCTGTTCTCCATCTGAACTAGACAATGGAAATAATGCTGCATGCTGGCCATGGCCCATTCTTCACCATTTGTAAGTTCAACAAAAGTTCTCACATGGAGTCCCACCTCTAACCGAGGTTTGTACATTTGTTTTTAAGCACTGAAATCACTACTGATCCCATCGCCTGGCCAGTAGAACAGTCATTACTCCATTAACATCCTCACTGTTTAGACACACAACTGTGGTACAGTGTATTGGAAATTTTATAAACAAAAAGTGAAAGTGCCAACAAATTATTGATAGCTGATAATGTTTCATTATCTGCAACTGCTTGATAAGTATGTTGCATTTTAAGAGCTTATAATTGTGTATAATTTGTTAACACTAGAAACCTATTAGTATTGTGAATGTAGATTTTACTGTGAAGCTATCTGTGATTTAGCTGTTTGCTCCCATGAAGGAGTCTTTGCAGCATGGCGCTAGCAGCCAATGCAGTTTCTAATACTCAGTAATTTGCATGTTTTGTGGAGCATTTTTATGTCACCAACCAGACAGTATTTCCTGCATGCTTATTTAGAAGAGGCAGTTTATCTTGAGAGGTAGTGTGGTCTACCTTTGTCAGGCTTTTTGACAGGTCATTTCAGAGTAAGCCTTTGTTCCCAAGACCCAACAACTGTCACCCTCTTCTGTACCTCTCCTGAGTGCCAACTACCCAGGCCATTGACCCACCATCTGTTAACCTCTGAGTTTGCCCGCTCAAGGCCACTCATAGGGGCATCCATAACCAAGCACCTCCTCATGCTGTGCATGCAGTCTTAAATTCAATGGACAAAAATAAAATGCTGGCTACCTCTGGATCATCTGGCTGAGCAACTGAATTTCAAAAGAGAATTACTTCCATCTCAACTTCAACCCATTGATTACGTCCATCCTAGCAAGCTAAATGGCATCCCAGCTGCTCCTTTCTGTGCAACCAATTAAAGAACAATGAGTGTGATGCTCCATGTCTGAATTTCGTCCAGCCTCTCTCTGAACTGTGATCTTTGTCCTCATGAACTTTCCCTTTTGTTCATTGAACTATATGGACTCTTCATTTCATATTGATTTACTGTGCAATTTACTTTTGGACATTGAGAACTTGAAATAATTCCCTGATCCCTACCCCCTTCACTATTAATAACTCATTTCTGTCAAACTGTAAGAGTAGACtcatttttttagtttttaacaTTGGATTGTTATTTCATTTAGAGTTCTCTATCTCTAAATATTTATTTAGAGAATGATTAAAAAGGGAATGATAtgcttgtttaaaatgaaagagaaaagctGTAGTAAACTGTGTTACTTGGTAATGACTATTTATCGTCGATACTCTGTAGCTGTGTAAGTTTTGACAAATAGTGTATCTCGTGAAATCAGTGGTTAGCATTGCCGCTATTATATTTACTCATTTTATCATTATAAATGTGCTTAGTTCATCATGTAGCATCACTTGTCTCCCGTCTCATTTTTTCCTTGCATGTCACAAGTCTCAGACCATTTATAATACATTAACAGTGAATAATATCTATGTAAATTTCTTTCACCATGCTGTCTCAGAGTCAGCAGTGAACAAAGGCAAAGATTGGGGGACCCCCAACTTAGGTTGAaaagggtggtggggggaaggaaatGATAGGATGTGTATTAGAAGCATTTCAAATGTTgggtcttttaaaatgttttgttcagtccTAGCAGACCTTTCAGCCTTTTATTTCAAAATTCCACTAGTCCACTGTGGAGCCCATACATTTCATCTGGAATTTAATGTTAATTTGAAGCTAGCCCATTTAAACAACTTTGTGTATTTTATTAGCTCCTGATGCTGAAAAAATGCACTCAATTTGGCTTTAAAATGTAAATGGGAATTCTGGATCCTTTACAACTTGGAATGGTTATATATGTTGGTTAAAACCTGAGAGCTAAATTGAAATTATTTACCTCTTAATTGTGGCAACAGTAAAAAGGGTTTGTATGCATTATTTGTGAGTCAGCTTCATGCTGTTTAAAAATTTATCTTCTGAAATTTATAGACCATGTAGAATTGATTTGTAATGTGATGCTTTAATTCATTGCAAGAAAATTAGTATATGGCTTCAAACTTCCACAGGTAGGCGTACAACAATGGCTATTCAACTATACTGATTGAAAATGGAGAAAACTGATGATACAAGGGCCAAACATCTTATGAAATGCAACTATTTATAGACTTGTATTGCTATAGGGAGGCTGGTGAACATGCTGAATAAGAATTACCTCAGATCTGCAGCTTTCTATGTCTTTTTAATGCATTCTGTTTCAGGGTCACTTTCAATCAATATTTCATTTACTTACTGAGATTGAATGGGCGCTCTGAGACACAGTGTGCTGTTTATCATACAGATTGGACACATCATTCTAGATCCAAGATCTTTTCCTCAACGCTGGGAGCTGTCCTTTCAGCACCACAAAATTACCGCTTGAAGTTGCATTgcagtttccccccacccctctttaTCACCGGGAGCTTTTCTTTCAGCACCGCAACATTGCACTTAGACTTTTTAAACAGCTGCCTTCCTCTTTGCACTGAAGACCAATATCGTCTGCACTTCCAGTTATTGCTATTACCTGTAGGACTTTCAATCCTATTTCACCCCACCACCCCACTTCCCTAAAAACAGTTTAAAAGTATCTATTTCTGTGGAAGTCATTTTTCTCATTGAATGATCAGAAACAAAGATAAATTCTAACCTTTAACGGCTCATTCCGACTCATTGCTTACAGTAGATCTAAGCTCTTTTTTCTGCTTATTCGACTCCTTCCAGCTTCCCATCACATCTGtaacaaacttttaaaatgatattgcCACACCACCATGCACAAGCCTACCTGCACAGTAGAGACAGATTATTCCATCACATTCAGATGGTTAACAGAGGTTAGCAAGTCCTgtatttatatatctatatatttatatCGCTTTCTAAGAAAGTGCATATTAATGTTTACTTTAAAGAATGTGTAAATGGTGCTATCAAGAAATCTGATCAATTTTATCCCAGTTTTTGTGTACCACTTCGAATGTATGAGATTTATTTTTctattggaaaaaataaacagTCTGAAAGCATTACAATTGGTAGATTTTAGTAATTTAACAATGAATGGAATCCCTATGTCATAGTTTCATTGGAAATTTTAATGATGGGTCATACAAATTACAATACACTTATTGATGATATTCACACATTTCTGTCTGAACATTTGTCAGTCCAGCCTCTGATTCCTCAATGAATATAACTGTAAACTTCACCTGCTGTGAGGTGTCTCCAAAGCATTGGACTCCAAGCATTCTCGGGCAGACATGGAAAGAGGTTGAAGTGTTACTATGTGCAACAGACACACAAATTGGGACTGGTTAGTCTTTGAATAAAGGAAATACAAATGGTATTTTTTAAATTCAATGCAAATCTAGTTTAACATATCACTATCTGGTGTAATGCAGTTCTTATACATGTTATATGCTGCATATTTAGTTAAAATGATTGAAAAGTCATTTCTGAATGAGAGAACAAA
Proteins encoded:
- the NOVA1 gene encoding RNA-binding protein Nova-1 isoform X5, with the translated sequence MPQNVAKTEPVSILQPQTTVNPDRIKQTLPSSPTTTKSSPSDPMTTSRANQVKIIVPNSTAGLIIGKGGATVKAIMEQSGAWVQLSQKPDGINLQERVVTVSGEPEQNRKAVELIIQKIQEDPQSGSCLNISYANVTGPVANSNPTGSPYANTAEVLPTAAAAAGLLGHANLAGVAAFPAVLSGFTGNDLVAITSALNTLASYGYNLNTLGLGLSQAAATGALAAAAASANPAAAAANLLATYASEASASGSTAGGTAGTFALGSLAAATAATNGYFGAASPLAASAILGTEKSTDGSKDVVEIAVPENLVGAILGKGGKTLVEYQELTGARIQISKKGEFVPGTRNRKVTITGTPAATQAAQYLITQRITYEQGVRAANPQKVG
- the NOVA1 gene encoding RNA-binding protein Nova-1 isoform X4, whose protein sequence is MKNTINVLTFFENHSGTTERVCLIQGTVEALNAVHGFIAEKIREMPQNVAKTEPVSILQPQTTVNPDRIKQTLPSSPTTTKSSPSDPMTTSRANQVKIIVPNSTAGLIIGKGGATVKAIMEQSGAWVQLSQKPDGINLQERVVTVSGEPEQNRKAVELIIQKIQEDPQSGSCLNISYANVTGPVANSNPTGSPYANTAEVLPTAAAAAGLLGHANLAGVAAFPAVLSGFTGNDLVAITSALNTLASYGYNLNTLGLGLSQAAATGALAAAAASANPAAAAANLLATYASEASASGSTAGGTAGTFALGSLAAATAATNGYFGAASPLAASAILGTEKSTDGSKDVVEIAVPENLVGAILGKGGKTLVEYQELTGARIQISKKGEFVPGTRNRKVTITGTPAATQAAQYLITQRITYEQGVRAANPQKVG
- the NOVA1 gene encoding RNA-binding protein Nova-1 isoform X3, whose protein sequence is MHRGREDGQYFLKVLIPSYAAGSIIGKGGQTIVQLQKETGATIKLSKSKDFYPGTTERVCLIQGTVEALNAVHGFIAEKIREMPQNVAKTEPVSILQPQTTVNPDRIKQTLPSSPTTTKSSPSDPMTTSRANQVKIIVPNSTAGLIIGKGGATVKAIMEQSGAWVQLSQKPDGINLQERVVTVSGEPEQNRKAVELIIQKIQEDPQSGSCLNISYANVTGPVANSNPTGSPYANTAEVLPTAAAAAGLLGHANLAGVAAFPAVLSGFTGNDLVAITSALNTLASYGYNLNTLGLGLSQAAATGALAAAAASANPAAAAANLLATYASEASASGSTAGGTAGTFALGSLAAATAATNGYFGAASPLAASAILGTEKSTDGSKDVVEIAVPENLVGAILGKGGKTLVEYQELTGARIQISKKGEFVPGTRNRKVTITGTPAATQAAQYLITQRITYEQGVRAANPQKVG
- the NOVA1 gene encoding RNA-binding protein Nova-1 isoform X1, whose protein sequence is MMAAAPIQQNGTHTGVPIDLDPPDSRKRPLEAPPEAGSTKRTNTGEDGQYFLKVLIPSYAAGSIIGKGGQTIVQLQKETGATIKLSKSKDFYPGTTERVCLIQGTVEALNAVHGFIAEKIREMPQNVAKTEPVSILQPQTTVNPDRIKQTLPSSPTTTKSSPSDPMTTSRANQVKIIVPNSTAGLIIGKGGATVKAIMEQSGAWVQLSQKPDGINLQERVVTVSGEPEQNRKAVELIIQKIQEDPQSGSCLNISYANVTGPVANSNPTGSPYANTAEVLPTAAAAAGLLGHANLAGVAAFPAVLSGFTGNDLVAITSALNTLASYGYNLNTLGLGLSQAAATGALAAAAASANPAAAAANLLATYASEASASGSTAGGTAGTFALGSLAAATAATNGYFGAASPLAASAILGTEKSTDGSKDVVEIAVPENLVGAILGKGGKTLVEYQELTGARIQISKKGEFVPGTRNRKVTITGTPAATQAAQYLITQRITYEQGVRAANPQKVG
- the NOVA1 gene encoding RNA-binding protein Nova-1 isoform X2, which translates into the protein MMAAAPIQQNGTHTGVPIDLDPPDSRKRPLEAPPEAGSTKRTNTGEDGQYFLKVLIPSYAAGSIIGKGGQTIVQLQKETGATIKLSKSKDFYPGTTERVCLIQGTVEALNAVHGFIAEKIREMPQNVAKTEPVSILQPQTTVNPDRIKQVKIIVPNSTAGLIIGKGGATVKAIMEQSGAWVQLSQKPDGINLQERVVTVSGEPEQNRKAVELIIQKIQEDPQSGSCLNISYANVTGPVANSNPTGSPYANTAEVLPTAAAAAGLLGHANLAGVAAFPAVLSGFTGNDLVAITSALNTLASYGYNLNTLGLGLSQAAATGALAAAAASANPAAAAANLLATYASEASASGSTAGGTAGTFALGSLAAATAATNGYFGAASPLAASAILGTEKSTDGSKDVVEIAVPENLVGAILGKGGKTLVEYQELTGARIQISKKGEFVPGTRNRKVTITGTPAATQAAQYLITQRITYEQGVRAANPQKVG